From the genome of Arthrobacter alpinus, one region includes:
- a CDS encoding helix-turn-helix transcriptional regulator — MGQSIEFGRFLSAMRSRLQPDPDVALRGNRRVPGLRREEVARLADVSIDYYTRLEQGRNIHPSRSVLTSVARALQLSDAESAHMLDLLENCGGQATNPPEVQRVRPAMYQLLEAVGEVPAVVLGRRTDVLASNRMARLLFADFPTLAREQRNYTRWIMLDPAARALFRDWHGAAADAVATLRADIGRHPGDPAATALVGELAVNSEEFRQWWARHTVARKSSGTLFLHHGVVGDVEVDFEHLLLPDDPEQSLRIYTAKNGSPSLDALTLLSSWAGHVPASHHVSNSSEGTN; from the coding sequence ATGGGTCAAAGCATTGAATTCGGCAGGTTCCTCTCGGCCATGCGGTCTCGGCTGCAGCCCGATCCGGACGTTGCGCTACGCGGCAACCGGCGGGTGCCGGGCCTGCGCCGGGAGGAAGTGGCCCGGCTGGCCGACGTCTCCATCGACTACTACACACGGCTGGAGCAGGGCCGTAACATCCACCCCTCCCGCTCCGTGCTGACCTCGGTGGCCCGCGCCCTGCAATTGAGCGACGCCGAATCAGCCCACATGTTGGACCTCCTGGAAAACTGTGGCGGTCAGGCCACCAACCCGCCGGAAGTCCAGCGGGTGCGCCCCGCCATGTACCAGTTGCTGGAGGCCGTGGGCGAGGTGCCCGCCGTCGTCCTGGGCAGAAGGACGGACGTTCTGGCCAGCAACCGCATGGCCCGGCTGCTCTTTGCCGACTTCCCCACGCTAGCCCGTGAACAACGCAACTACACGCGCTGGATCATGCTGGACCCGGCCGCCCGCGCCTTGTTTCGGGACTGGCACGGGGCCGCCGCCGACGCGGTGGCCACCCTGCGCGCGGACATCGGCAGGCATCCGGGCGACCCCGCCGCAACGGCCCTGGTGGGCGAGCTCGCCGTCAACAGCGAGGAATTCCGCCAGTGGTGGGCGCGGCACACCGTGGCCCGAAAATCCTCCGGCACACTGTTCTTGCACCATGGGGTGGTGGGGGACGTGGAAGTCGATTTTGAGCACCTGCTGCTCCCGGATGACCCCGAGCAAAGCCTACGAATATACACGGCCAAGAATGGTTCACCGTCCCTGGATGCCCTGACCCTGCTTTCCTCCTGGGCCGGGCATGTCCCCGCCTCACACCACGTTTCCAACTCATCCGAAGGAACCAACTGA
- a CDS encoding aldo/keto reductase, with product MLYTHLGRSGLSVSKLCLGTMNFGPHTEEDDAHTIMDQAHDAGLNFFDTANVYGGPEHRGWTEEIVGRWIAQGGGRRERTVLATKVYGNMSDWPNDSKLSALNIRKALDASLKRLQTDHIDLYQFHHVDRNTPWDEIWQAMDVAIAQGKILYAGSSNFAGWHIAAAQEAAARRPVTGLVSEQSIYNLMQRSVEREVIPAAQHYGLGLLPWSPLHGGLLGGVLKKQDDGGVRRLEGRAAAALAGHHDAIAAFEAFAAELGHASGDVALAWLLHQPAVTAPIIGPRTSAQLEAGLRALEVSLDAAALARLDQIFPGPKTAPEDYAW from the coding sequence ATGTTGTACACACATTTGGGCCGCAGCGGCCTGTCCGTGTCCAAGCTGTGCCTGGGCACCATGAACTTTGGGCCCCACACCGAGGAAGACGACGCACACACGATCATGGACCAGGCGCACGACGCCGGGCTGAACTTCTTTGACACAGCCAACGTTTACGGCGGTCCCGAACACCGCGGCTGGACCGAGGAGATAGTGGGGCGCTGGATTGCTCAGGGAGGCGGGCGGCGCGAGCGGACAGTGCTGGCCACCAAGGTCTACGGCAATATGAGCGACTGGCCCAACGATTCAAAGCTCTCGGCCCTGAACATCCGCAAGGCCCTGGATGCGAGCCTGAAGCGCCTGCAAACGGACCACATCGACCTGTACCAATTCCACCATGTGGACCGGAACACTCCGTGGGATGAGATCTGGCAGGCCATGGACGTTGCCATCGCGCAGGGCAAGATCCTGTATGCGGGCAGCTCCAACTTCGCAGGCTGGCACATCGCCGCCGCGCAGGAGGCCGCGGCCCGCCGCCCGGTCACCGGACTGGTCAGTGAGCAGTCCATCTACAACCTCATGCAACGCAGCGTGGAGCGCGAGGTTATCCCGGCCGCGCAGCACTACGGGCTGGGGCTGCTCCCCTGGTCGCCACTGCACGGTGGCCTGTTGGGCGGGGTGTTGAAAAAGCAGGACGACGGCGGCGTGCGCCGGCTCGAGGGGCGCGCAGCCGCCGCGCTGGCCGGGCACCATGACGCGATCGCCGCGTTTGAGGCCTTTGCCGCCGAGCTTGGCCACGCATCCGGGGATGTGGCACTGGCGTGGCTGTTGCACCAGCCGGCCGTCACCGCACCCATCATCGGCCCGCGCACCAGCGCCCAGCTGGAGGCCGGACTGCGCGCCCTGGAGGTTTCGCTCGACGCGGCCGCCCTGGCCCGGCTCGATCAGATCTTCCCCGGCCCCAAGACTGCTCCGGAGGACTACGCCTGGTGA
- a CDS encoding NAD-dependent epimerase/dehydratase family protein, translated as MLSAPGASPLPGPRVLFIGGTGIISAASVARAVALGYAVTVLNRAASSVRPVPAGVETLVADIRDGAAVDAVLGARTFDVVADFVTFLPEHARAAVKTFRGRCGQYLFISSASAYQKPPVRLPITESTPLRNPFWHYSREKIACEEVFFAAYRDAGFPVTVVRPSHTYDHTRLPLLFGWTDVHRMRAGLPVVVHGDGTSLWTLTHTADFAVGFVGLFGLPVAGEAFTITSEDVLPWDAVYRSVAAAAGVPEPLLVHVASDTIAAHVPEFGPGLLGDKAHSVIFDNTRIKSLVPEFGTRIRFAAGARAIMTWHIGHPEARVVNPEYMALSDRLAALR; from the coding sequence TTGCTGTCAGCGCCGGGAGCCTCCCCGTTGCCGGGGCCACGGGTGTTGTTCATTGGCGGCACAGGCATCATCAGCGCCGCCTCCGTGGCCCGGGCAGTGGCGCTGGGCTACGCCGTTACCGTGCTCAACCGGGCTGCGAGCTCGGTGCGTCCGGTTCCGGCCGGTGTCGAAACACTGGTGGCCGACATCAGGGACGGTGCCGCCGTCGACGCCGTGCTGGGCGCCCGGACCTTTGACGTGGTGGCCGACTTTGTGACCTTCCTGCCGGAGCACGCACGCGCGGCAGTGAAGACCTTCCGGGGCCGGTGTGGGCAGTACCTTTTCATCAGCTCCGCCTCGGCCTATCAGAAACCGCCAGTGCGGCTGCCCATCACCGAATCAACGCCGCTGCGAAACCCGTTCTGGCACTACTCGCGCGAGAAGATCGCCTGCGAGGAGGTCTTCTTCGCCGCCTACCGGGATGCCGGGTTCCCTGTCACGGTGGTGCGGCCCTCACACACCTATGACCACACCCGGCTGCCGCTGCTTTTTGGCTGGACCGACGTGCACCGCATGCGTGCCGGGCTGCCGGTGGTGGTGCACGGGGACGGAACTTCCCTGTGGACGCTGACGCACACAGCCGACTTCGCGGTGGGGTTCGTGGGGTTGTTCGGGCTCCCCGTTGCCGGCGAGGCCTTCACCATCACCTCCGAGGACGTCCTGCCGTGGGACGCCGTGTACCGCAGCGTCGCGGCAGCCGCCGGCGTTCCCGAGCCGCTTCTGGTGCACGTGGCCAGCGACACCATCGCCGCCCACGTCCCCGAGTTCGGCCCGGGGCTGCTGGGCGACAAAGCCCACTCCGTCATCTTCGACAACACCAGGATCAAGTCCCTGGTGCCTGAATTTGGCACCCGCATCCGCTTCGCAGCGGGCGCCCGGGCCATCATGACCTGGCATATTGGGCATCCGGAGGCGCGCGTGGTGAACCCGGAATACATGGCGCTCTCGGATCGGCTGGCCGCCCTCCGTTGA
- a CDS encoding TOBE domain-containing protein, with translation MTLIRVSEAARFLGVSDDTVRRWLDNGTLNGQKDQQGKLVIDGIELAALSKAQSALPQDPAGVESSARNRFVGLVTNVIMDKVMAQVELQCGPFRVVSLMSSEAVRELKLEPGSVATAVVKSTNVIIEIPNGGKGA, from the coding sequence ATGACACTTATTCGCGTTTCCGAGGCGGCCCGGTTCCTGGGCGTCAGTGACGATACCGTGCGGCGTTGGCTGGATAACGGCACGCTCAACGGCCAGAAGGACCAGCAGGGGAAGCTGGTCATCGACGGGATTGAACTTGCGGCGCTGTCCAAGGCGCAGTCCGCGCTGCCGCAGGATCCCGCGGGTGTGGAGAGTTCCGCCCGTAACCGCTTTGTGGGGCTCGTTACCAACGTCATCATGGACAAGGTCATGGCGCAGGTGGAACTGCAGTGCGGCCCGTTCCGGGTGGTTTCCTTGATGAGCAGTGAAGCGGTGCGAGAGCTGAAGTTGGAGCCCGGTTCCGTGGCCACCGCCGTCGTCAAGTCAACGAACGTCATCATCGAAATCCCGAACGGCGGAAAAGGCGCATGA
- the modA gene encoding molybdate ABC transporter substrate-binding protein yields MSISFTRAGALAAALLLAATLASCSSTAPAAAPSQSASQAPELSGTLTVFAAASLKQTFTTLASQFEAAHPKVKVSLNFDGSSTLVTQITQGAPADVFASADTNNMKKLSDAKLVAGTPTNFATNILTLVVPAKNPASITSFADAAKPGIKLVVCAAQVPCGAAAKADAATAGLNLTPVSEELSVTSVLGKVTSGEADAGLVYVTDAKSAGAKVKAIPLELTKPTINEYPIATVGSSSQQETARAFIALVTSKEGQKVLVDAGFGAP; encoded by the coding sequence ATGAGCATCTCCTTCACAAGAGCCGGCGCCCTGGCAGCAGCCCTCTTGCTCGCCGCAACCCTGGCCTCTTGCTCCAGCACCGCGCCCGCAGCAGCACCCAGCCAGTCGGCGTCACAGGCCCCCGAACTCTCCGGGACGCTGACCGTGTTTGCCGCGGCGTCCCTGAAGCAAACGTTCACCACCCTCGCATCCCAGTTCGAGGCCGCGCACCCCAAGGTCAAAGTCTCGCTGAACTTTGACGGCTCCTCGACGTTAGTCACCCAAATCACCCAGGGGGCGCCCGCCGACGTGTTCGCCTCAGCCGACACCAACAACATGAAAAAGCTCAGCGACGCCAAGCTGGTGGCCGGGACCCCCACGAACTTTGCCACGAACATCCTGACCCTGGTGGTGCCGGCCAAAAACCCCGCCAGCATCACCTCCTTTGCCGACGCCGCCAAGCCGGGCATCAAGTTGGTGGTGTGCGCCGCCCAAGTCCCCTGCGGAGCGGCAGCCAAGGCCGACGCCGCCACTGCGGGCCTGAACCTCACCCCCGTCAGCGAGGAGCTCTCCGTCACCAGCGTGCTCGGGAAAGTCACTTCCGGGGAGGCCGACGCCGGTCTCGTCTACGTCACGGACGCCAAGTCTGCAGGGGCGAAGGTCAAAGCGATCCCCCTTGAGCTGACCAAGCCCACCATCAACGAGTACCCGATCGCCACCGTCGGCAGTTCCAGTCAGCAGGAGACGGCCCGGGCGTTTATCGCGCTGGTGACCTCCAAGGAGGGCCAGAAGGTGCTTGTGGATGCCGGATTTGGCGCCCCTTAA
- a CDS encoding ABC transporter permease encodes MPDLAPLKLSGRAGLRSRVAEPWQFQAVPRWVFAVAAVGALFILLPLCGMVAKVNWGQFSALITSESSLDALLLSLKTATASTALCILVGVPLALVLARAQFAGQRILRALILLPLVVPPVVGGLALLYTFGREGLIGRQLNLLGIDIAFSTTAVVMAQAFVALPFMVLSLEGSLRTAGQKYEAVAATLGARPSTVLRRITLPLVLPGLVSGAVLAFARSLGEFGATLTFAGSLQGVTRTLPLEIYLQRETDPDAAVALSFLLIAIALVVVALAYRSPRSPLRTSLDKLEPRKLEPRRPDPRRPEPQQAGTS; translated from the coding sequence ATGCCGGATTTGGCGCCCCTTAAATTGAGCGGGCGCGCCGGGCTACGCTCCAGGGTGGCCGAACCGTGGCAGTTCCAGGCTGTCCCGCGCTGGGTCTTCGCAGTCGCCGCGGTGGGTGCCCTGTTCATCTTGCTGCCGCTGTGCGGAATGGTGGCCAAGGTCAACTGGGGGCAGTTCAGCGCACTGATTACCTCCGAGTCGTCCTTGGATGCCCTGCTCCTAAGCCTAAAAACTGCCACTGCCAGCACGGCGCTGTGCATCCTGGTGGGCGTGCCGCTGGCGTTGGTGCTGGCGCGGGCGCAATTTGCCGGGCAACGCATTCTGCGGGCGCTAATCCTGCTGCCCCTGGTGGTGCCGCCCGTGGTGGGCGGGCTGGCTCTGCTCTACACTTTTGGCCGTGAGGGTCTGATCGGGCGCCAGCTGAACCTGTTGGGCATCGACATCGCCTTTTCCACCACGGCCGTTGTCATGGCGCAGGCGTTCGTGGCCCTGCCATTTATGGTGCTCAGCCTGGAGGGTTCGCTGCGCACCGCCGGGCAAAAGTATGAGGCCGTGGCGGCAACCCTCGGCGCCCGGCCCTCGACGGTGCTGCGGCGGATCACGCTGCCGCTGGTACTGCCGGGCCTAGTCTCCGGTGCCGTACTGGCGTTTGCCCGGAGCCTGGGCGAGTTTGGTGCCACCTTGACCTTTGCCGGGAGCCTGCAGGGCGTCACGCGCACCTTGCCACTGGAGATCTACCTGCAGCGCGAGACCGATCCCGACGCCGCCGTCGCACTGTCCTTCCTGCTGATCGCCATCGCCCTGGTAGTGGTGGCATTGGCCTATAGGAGCCCGCGGTCGCCGCTGCGCACAAGTCTGGACAAGCTCGAGCCACGCAAGCTGGAGCCACGCAGGCCCGATCCACGCAGGCCCGAGCCGCAGCAGGCGGGCACATCATGA
- a CDS encoding TOBE domain-containing protein: MLADRIVVVEHGRIVESGPTASVLSHPRSTFAASLAGLNVLTGTLRGASVLTDDAGPVAGRLAVASAELPPGAAGPDGLAAFPPSAVSVFLAPPQGSPRNCFAVTVTELEPHGDHIRVRAGRLAADISPAATADLKLLPGSHAFFVVKAAEVVIYPAS; the protein is encoded by the coding sequence ATGCTCGCGGACCGGATCGTGGTCGTGGAGCATGGCCGGATCGTGGAGTCCGGTCCCACGGCGTCTGTGCTCAGCCACCCCCGCAGCACCTTTGCTGCCTCGCTGGCCGGGTTGAACGTGCTGACGGGAACCTTGCGCGGAGCCTCGGTCCTGACGGACGACGCCGGTCCTGTCGCCGGGCGCTTGGCTGTCGCCTCGGCTGAGCTTCCCCCCGGCGCGGCTGGGCCGGACGGGCTGGCCGCGTTCCCGCCGTCGGCCGTGTCAGTGTTCCTGGCGCCACCCCAGGGCAGCCCGCGCAACTGCTTCGCCGTGACCGTGACCGAGTTGGAGCCGCACGGGGACCACATCCGTGTGCGGGCCGGACGCCTGGCCGCCGACATCTCCCCCGCAGCCACCGCGGATTTGAAGCTGCTGCCGGGTTCGCACGCGTTCTTCGTGGTGAAGGCCGCGGAAGTGGTGATCTACCCGGCCAGCTGA
- a CDS encoding bifunctional salicylyl-CoA 5-hydroxylase/oxidoreductase: MKIAIVGGGPGGLYFAALMKQLDPSHQITLWERNAASDTFGFGVVFSDETLGGIGNADPVVADYMSRRFARWSDIDIHFKDQVNTIGGQGFAAMSRKELLELLQRRCAELGVDVRFSTMAPPVEVLEANYDLVLASDGINSQIRAKYAETFHPNLDPRSNKFMWLGTDQVFEAFKFFVKETEWGVMQIHGYPYSDEGSTFIVEMSPEVWQAAGFDETANDVFAPGVSDEKAVAKIRAIFADELGGHQVLTNNSKWLNFTTVRNENWRRGNVVLLGDAAHTAHFSIGSGTKLAMEDALSLAACLHEYGDLGQALAAYEAERRPVVESTQRAAQASLEWFENIGQYKDQDPTQFCFNLLTRSRRITYDNLKLRDPDFAHHVDAGFASSQGLAQVAPAMFQPFRIGALELKNRIVVSPMDMYSAVDGIPGSFHLVHLGSKAMGGAGLVMTEMVCVSAEGRITPGCSGLYTEAQRESWSEIVDFVHTQSTAKIGAQIGHSGRKGSTKLMWEGIDEPLADGNWEVAGPSAVAYGPGNQLPREISRAEMDEVREEFVAAAHRADAAGFDLLEVHAAHGYLLSAFLSPLANKRSDEFGGSLENRLRYPLEVFAAVRAAWPAHKPLTVRISATDWCEGGNMIDDAVEIARAFVSRGAAGIDVSTGQVSKEEKPAYGRSYQTPFADRIRQEVGVPAGAAVIAVGAISSYDDVNSILLAGRADLVALGRAHLYDPQWTLHAAAEQEFRGDSAAWVQPFQAGNRRPPSARTDAVRPRLSLLKEPESEGVDAHLRWKPVPVSVPAMVEVSAESSVFG, from the coding sequence ATGAAGATCGCAATTGTTGGCGGGGGCCCCGGAGGCCTGTACTTCGCGGCACTGATGAAGCAGCTGGACCCCTCCCACCAGATCACCCTGTGGGAACGCAATGCCGCCTCCGACACCTTCGGTTTCGGCGTCGTCTTCTCCGATGAAACACTCGGCGGGATCGGCAACGCCGACCCCGTGGTGGCCGACTATATGAGCCGCCGGTTCGCCCGCTGGTCCGACATCGACATCCACTTCAAAGACCAGGTGAACACCATTGGTGGGCAGGGCTTTGCCGCCATGAGTCGCAAGGAATTGCTGGAACTGCTCCAGCGCCGCTGCGCCGAACTGGGCGTGGACGTCCGGTTCAGCACCATGGCACCGCCTGTGGAGGTACTGGAAGCCAACTACGACCTGGTGCTTGCCTCCGACGGCATCAACTCCCAGATCCGCGCCAAGTACGCGGAGACTTTCCACCCGAACCTGGACCCGCGATCCAACAAATTCATGTGGCTGGGCACCGACCAGGTGTTTGAGGCGTTCAAGTTCTTCGTCAAGGAAACCGAATGGGGCGTGATGCAGATCCACGGCTACCCCTATTCTGATGAAGGGTCCACCTTCATTGTCGAAATGTCCCCGGAGGTCTGGCAGGCGGCCGGCTTTGACGAGACTGCCAACGACGTCTTCGCCCCCGGTGTTTCCGATGAAAAGGCGGTGGCAAAAATCCGAGCCATCTTCGCCGACGAGCTTGGGGGGCATCAGGTCCTGACCAACAATTCAAAGTGGCTGAATTTCACCACTGTCCGCAACGAAAACTGGCGGCGCGGCAATGTGGTGCTGCTGGGCGACGCGGCCCACACCGCCCACTTCTCGATCGGTTCCGGCACCAAGCTGGCCATGGAGGACGCCCTGTCCCTGGCCGCCTGCCTCCACGAATACGGTGACCTAGGGCAGGCCCTGGCAGCGTACGAGGCCGAGCGCCGTCCCGTCGTTGAATCGACCCAGCGCGCTGCCCAGGCTTCCTTGGAATGGTTTGAGAACATCGGCCAGTACAAGGACCAGGACCCGACCCAGTTCTGCTTCAATCTGCTCACCCGCAGCCGCCGCATCACCTATGACAACCTGAAACTGCGTGACCCCGATTTTGCCCACCACGTGGACGCGGGCTTCGCCTCCTCCCAGGGGCTGGCCCAGGTGGCCCCGGCCATGTTCCAGCCATTCCGGATCGGGGCACTGGAGCTGAAGAACCGCATTGTTGTCTCACCGATGGACATGTATTCGGCGGTCGACGGCATACCCGGCAGCTTCCACCTGGTCCATCTAGGGAGCAAGGCCATGGGCGGGGCGGGACTGGTCATGACGGAAATGGTGTGCGTCTCCGCCGAGGGCCGCATCACCCCCGGATGTAGCGGCCTGTACACCGAAGCCCAGCGCGAAAGTTGGTCGGAGATTGTGGACTTTGTCCACACCCAATCAACTGCCAAGATCGGCGCCCAGATTGGCCACTCCGGCCGCAAGGGTTCCACCAAGCTCATGTGGGAAGGCATCGACGAGCCGCTGGCCGACGGAAACTGGGAAGTCGCCGGCCCGTCCGCCGTCGCCTACGGCCCGGGCAATCAGCTTCCACGGGAAATTAGCCGTGCCGAAATGGACGAGGTGCGTGAAGAGTTCGTTGCCGCCGCACACCGAGCCGACGCGGCCGGATTCGATCTCCTCGAAGTGCATGCCGCCCATGGCTACCTGCTCTCCGCGTTCCTTTCGCCGCTGGCCAACAAGCGCTCGGACGAATTCGGCGGCAGCTTGGAGAACCGCCTCCGCTACCCCTTGGAGGTGTTCGCCGCCGTCCGCGCAGCCTGGCCCGCGCACAAGCCCCTGACCGTGCGGATCTCCGCCACAGATTGGTGCGAGGGCGGGAACATGATTGACGACGCCGTTGAGATAGCCCGCGCGTTCGTGAGCCGCGGGGCCGCCGGAATCGACGTCTCCACCGGTCAGGTCAGCAAGGAAGAAAAGCCAGCGTACGGGCGCAGCTACCAAACTCCTTTCGCGGACAGGATCCGCCAGGAAGTCGGCGTCCCCGCCGGTGCAGCAGTGATCGCGGTCGGTGCCATTTCCTCCTACGACGACGTCAACTCGATCCTGCTGGCAGGGCGCGCTGACCTCGTTGCCCTGGGCAGGGCGCACCTCTACGACCCCCAGTGGACACTCCATGCCGCTGCCGAACAGGAATTCAGGGGCGACTCAGCGGCGTGGGTACAGCCCTTCCAAGCTGGCAACCGCAGGCCACCAAGTGCCCGTACTGACGCAGTGCGTCCGCGGTTGTCATTGCTGAAGGAACCGGAATCCGAAGGGGTGGATGCGCACCTTCGTTGGAAGCCAGTACCGGTTTCCGTGCCGGCCATGGTGGAAGTCAGTGCAGAGTCATCGGTGTTTGGATAG
- a CDS encoding AMP-binding protein, giving the protein MTLSTSAHIDTFTRDHLPSAESWPIFEFTLPELQYPDRLNAATVLIDDAVATFGADRPALHTPDGATWSYGQLLTHANQVAQVLTEDFGVVPGNRVLLRGPNNPWIVAAWLGVLKAGAVVLTTMPMLRSAEITTLIELTKPSVAITDHRFVEDLRVAAGEALPFMTYGADDDGDLIARCAGKSGTFANVATAADDVALLGPTSGTTGAPKVTMHFHRDILANADTFARHLLKPTPGDVFAGSPPLAFTFGLGGLVVFPLRFGASALLTERATPLELAEAAAAANASILFTAPTAYRAILKEGRGELLSRLRIAVSAGEHLPKETWQHIFEQTGLKLVNGIGATEMLHVFISAAGEDIRPGATGVAVPGYRATILDENGMEAGPNEPGRLAVIGPTGCRYLDDPRQANYVHDGWNVTGDTFLRDDDGYFVYQARSDNMIVSSGYNIGAPEVEAAINEHPDVVENAVVARPDEERGSVVCAFVVLRDGVAGDAAKRKELQDFVKASIAPYKYPREVRFVTELPHNPSGKLQHFRLREAIAQEYGTPAPDSATPALTPATTTSR; this is encoded by the coding sequence ATGACCTTGTCGACATCGGCCCATATTGACACTTTTACTCGCGACCATCTTCCGTCGGCGGAGTCCTGGCCCATCTTTGAATTCACGTTGCCGGAACTGCAATACCCGGACCGGCTGAACGCCGCCACCGTGCTGATCGACGACGCCGTCGCCACCTTTGGTGCCGACCGTCCTGCATTGCACACCCCAGACGGCGCTACCTGGAGCTACGGCCAGTTGCTCACGCACGCCAACCAGGTGGCTCAGGTGCTTACCGAGGATTTCGGTGTGGTGCCCGGGAACCGGGTGTTGTTGCGCGGCCCGAACAACCCGTGGATCGTCGCGGCATGGTTGGGTGTGCTCAAGGCTGGCGCCGTGGTGCTCACCACCATGCCGATGCTGCGTTCGGCCGAAATCACCACGCTGATCGAGCTCACCAAGCCGTCCGTCGCCATCACCGACCACCGCTTTGTTGAGGACCTGCGCGTCGCTGCCGGGGAGGCACTGCCGTTCATGACGTACGGCGCGGACGACGACGGCGACCTCATCGCCCGCTGTGCCGGCAAGAGTGGCACGTTTGCCAACGTCGCAACGGCTGCCGACGATGTGGCCCTGTTGGGGCCAACCTCGGGGACCACTGGTGCCCCAAAGGTGACGATGCACTTCCACCGCGACATCCTTGCGAATGCGGACACCTTCGCCCGGCATCTGCTCAAGCCCACGCCCGGGGACGTCTTTGCCGGCTCGCCCCCGCTGGCGTTCACGTTTGGGCTCGGCGGGCTGGTGGTGTTCCCGCTGCGTTTCGGTGCCTCGGCGCTGCTGACCGAACGGGCCACGCCGCTGGAGCTGGCCGAGGCGGCCGCTGCCGCGAACGCCTCCATCCTGTTCACGGCGCCCACCGCCTACCGGGCCATCCTGAAGGAGGGGAGGGGGGAGCTGCTGAGCAGGCTGCGCATCGCCGTCTCCGCCGGGGAACACCTGCCCAAAGAAACCTGGCAGCACATCTTTGAGCAGACGGGGCTGAAACTGGTCAACGGGATCGGCGCCACTGAAATGCTGCACGTGTTCATTTCCGCAGCCGGGGAGGATATCCGCCCGGGCGCCACCGGGGTGGCCGTGCCCGGCTACCGGGCCACCATCCTGGATGAAAACGGCATGGAGGCGGGGCCGAACGAGCCCGGCCGGCTGGCCGTGATCGGCCCCACCGGCTGCCGCTACCTCGATGACCCGAGGCAGGCCAACTATGTCCACGACGGCTGGAACGTCACCGGCGACACCTTCTTGAGGGACGACGACGGCTACTTCGTGTATCAGGCCCGCTCCGATAACATGATCGTCTCCTCCGGCTACAACATTGGCGCCCCAGAGGTCGAAGCGGCCATCAACGAACACCCCGACGTGGTGGAGAACGCCGTGGTCGCCCGCCCGGACGAGGAACGCGGCTCCGTCGTGTGCGCCTTCGTCGTCCTGCGTGACGGGGTTGCTGGCGATGCCGCCAAGCGCAAGGAACTTCAGGACTTCGTCAAGGCAAGCATCGCGCCTTACAAATATCCCCGCGAGGTACGATTCGTGACCGAGCTGCCCCACAACCCCAGCGGCAAACTCCAGCACTTCCGCCTTCGAGAGGCGATCGCCCAAGAATACGGCACCCCCGCGCCTGATTCCGCAACACCAGCCCTGACGCCCGCCACCACTACCTCCCGATAG
- a CDS encoding acyl-CoA thioesterase: MHRESTIIEAGTSETFLKAIELTPVDPQIHDLAFEAVTQYVPWPKSYGGDMVAQAAAAMMQSVGADRALHSMHSYFMRPVDIGAVVRYEVEILRDGRGYSTRSVRGHQNGKTVFAAMGSFHVPESGPEFQSAMPATVDPESLRSAAQVLDGVPGPAAEYWAHGRSFDMRHIPGPVYIQVEGEAAPTQAIWVKAFDRLPDGPNLHRTALAYVCDYTILEPLLRVNGLNWSAPGLTTASLDHSIWFHRDGRADDWVLYTQEAVSGQHNRGLAMGRFFSREGLLLATVAQEGMVRGGA; encoded by the coding sequence ATGCACCGCGAATCCACGATCATCGAGGCCGGCACCTCGGAAACGTTCCTGAAGGCCATCGAGCTTACCCCGGTGGACCCACAAATCCATGACCTGGCGTTCGAAGCCGTCACCCAATATGTGCCGTGGCCCAAGTCCTACGGCGGCGACATGGTGGCCCAGGCCGCGGCCGCCATGATGCAATCGGTGGGTGCGGACCGCGCGCTGCACTCCATGCACAGCTACTTCATGCGCCCTGTCGACATCGGCGCCGTCGTGCGCTACGAAGTGGAGATCCTGCGCGACGGGCGCGGCTACTCCACCCGTAGTGTTCGCGGCCACCAGAACGGGAAAACTGTATTTGCGGCCATGGGCTCCTTCCATGTCCCCGAAAGCGGTCCAGAATTCCAATCGGCCATGCCGGCCACGGTGGATCCGGAGTCTCTGCGCAGCGCGGCGCAGGTGCTCGACGGCGTCCCCGGCCCTGCCGCCGAATACTGGGCCCACGGACGCAGCTTCGACATGCGCCACATTCCCGGCCCGGTGTACATCCAGGTGGAGGGTGAAGCTGCACCGACGCAGGCGATTTGGGTGAAGGCCTTCGACCGTCTGCCGGACGGCCCCAATCTGCACCGGACCGCCCTGGCCTATGTCTGTGATTACACCATTCTCGAGCCGCTGCTGCGCGTCAACGGTCTCAACTGGTCCGCCCCCGGGCTCACCACGGCCAGCCTGGATCATTCCATCTGGTTCCACCGCGACGGCCGGGCCGACGACTGGGTGCTCTACACCCAAGAAGCAGTCTCCGGCCAGCACAACCGGGGCCTGGCCATGGGCCGGTTCTTCTCACGTGAAGGCCTCTTGCTGGCCACCGTCGCGCAAGAGGGCATGGTCCGCGGCGGTGCCTGA